One part of the Sphingobacterium sp. LZ7M1 genome encodes these proteins:
- the proB gene encoding glutamate 5-kinase: MKKPILVIKFGSAAITTDGEIDERIVLEIARQCAQLQPKYNIVIVSSGAVAAGKKFIPKYTGTLAQKKAAAAIGNPLLVRTYGTYFKPFKIALAQSLCERHHFANRSQFLQLKSTYETLWKNNVIPIANENDVVSNKELKFSDNDELATLIAVGFGAEQILFSTSVPGVLDEHGKVIPELKIIDKAALALAKEEKSAVGLGGMISKLNFARLANQMGIKAVIFSMKTEDGILKAVAGDTGTICQAQEKKLSSRNKWLASGSLITGLVQVDKGALAALNKRKSLLAVGVNKIIQDFEVGEVFQIADEDHVIHAVAKSKIDSVSLRSKSEKKNIEIAHADDIVLL; the protein is encoded by the coding sequence ATGAAAAAACCTATACTGGTCATCAAGTTTGGTTCGGCGGCCATAACGACCGATGGAGAAATTGATGAAAGAATTGTCCTGGAGATCGCTCGTCAATGCGCGCAGTTACAGCCGAAATATAATATTGTCATCGTTTCATCGGGTGCTGTTGCTGCCGGAAAGAAGTTTATCCCTAAATACACGGGTACCCTTGCCCAGAAGAAAGCCGCTGCAGCCATTGGAAACCCCCTGTTGGTGCGCACATATGGCACCTACTTCAAGCCTTTTAAGATTGCATTGGCGCAAAGTCTATGCGAGCGACATCACTTTGCAAACAGGAGCCAGTTTTTACAGTTGAAGAGTACCTACGAAACGCTGTGGAAGAATAATGTAATCCCTATCGCCAATGAAAATGATGTAGTCAGCAATAAAGAGCTCAAGTTCTCTGATAATGATGAACTGGCGACCTTGATTGCTGTGGGTTTTGGTGCCGAGCAGATTTTGTTCAGTACTTCAGTGCCGGGGGTCTTGGACGAGCATGGGAAGGTAATACCGGAGTTGAAGATCATTGACAAAGCGGCATTGGCTTTGGCAAAGGAGGAAAAATCTGCTGTAGGATTAGGGGGGATGATCTCAAAATTGAATTTTGCAAGGTTGGCCAATCAAATGGGCATCAAAGCGGTTATTTTTTCGATGAAAACCGAGGATGGGATCTTGAAAGCAGTGGCTGGAGATACCGGGACGATATGCCAAGCTCAGGAGAAAAAGCTTTCCTCCCGAAACAAATGGTTGGCGAGTGGTAGTTTGATTACAGGCTTGGTACAGGTGGATAAGGGTGCTTTAGCAGCCTTGAACAAAAGAAAAAGTTTATTGGCTGTGGGTGTAAACAAAATTATCCAAGATTTTGAGGTCGGTGAGGTCTTCCAGATTGCTGATGAAGACCATGTGATCCATGCTGTGGCCAAATCGAAGATAGACTCGGTTTCGTTGCGGTCCAAGTCTGAGAAGAAGAATATTGAAATTGCGCATGCCGATGATATTGTGCTGCTATAA
- a CDS encoding S1C family serine protease produces MRQQEFLELADRYLNGQMDPKEKESFELLCDQDPDLNALFLSHAEFVQTMKRHEARAEFKSQLEKTIQEQPTETIVVRLWKKLKINAVAAAAVAVLSSLATLYSTGYFSTLRRANSDYSALKREINSVKRNVNAHHNAIRNINKESNAPQDALQYGATGFMLTKDGYVVTNFHVVSGADSIHLQNNKGDSYKASIIFVDSEKDLAILHISDSNFIAQSANIPYTFRRQNTDLGEGIYTIGYPRDEAVYGEGYLSSSTGYSGDTTAYQISVPVNPGNSGGPVLDKNGNIIGIISGKQKGLDGAAFAIKTKALIETLNRIPEESLKGNIVLNNKNSLSNLPRTEQIKKLQDFIYMVKVY; encoded by the coding sequence ATGAGACAGCAAGAATTTTTAGAATTGGCAGACCGCTACCTCAACGGCCAGATGGATCCTAAAGAAAAGGAATCATTTGAACTGTTGTGCGATCAAGACCCAGATTTGAATGCGCTTTTTCTATCGCATGCTGAATTCGTGCAAACCATGAAGCGCCATGAAGCGCGTGCAGAGTTTAAAAGTCAATTGGAAAAAACCATCCAGGAACAGCCTACCGAAACTATTGTGGTTCGTTTGTGGAAGAAATTAAAGATCAATGCCGTGGCAGCAGCTGCTGTCGCCGTTCTTTCTTCTTTAGCTACGCTGTATTCAACCGGATACTTCTCTACGCTGCGTAGAGCCAACTCGGACTATAGCGCCCTTAAAAGAGAGATAAATAGCGTTAAACGCAACGTCAATGCTCACCACAATGCCATCAGGAACATCAACAAGGAAAGCAATGCTCCACAGGATGCCCTTCAATATGGTGCAACTGGATTTATGCTGACCAAAGATGGCTACGTAGTAACAAATTTTCACGTCGTGAGTGGAGCTGACTCCATCCACCTACAAAACAATAAAGGCGATTCTTATAAGGCTTCCATAATCTTCGTGGATTCTGAGAAGGACTTAGCTATCCTGCATATTTCAGACTCAAACTTTATCGCTCAATCGGCAAATATCCCATATACGTTCAGAAGACAGAACACCGATCTTGGTGAAGGTATCTACACCATCGGTTATCCACGGGATGAAGCTGTATATGGCGAAGGCTACTTGAGTTCCTCAACAGGTTACAGCGGTGATACCACAGCTTATCAAATCTCTGTACCCGTAAACCCAGGTAACAGTGGGGGCCCAGTCCTTGATAAGAACGGAAATATCATCGGTATTATCTCCGGTAAACAAAAAGGTCTCGATGGAGCAGCTTTTGCGATCAAGACCAAAGCACTGATCGAAACATTGAACCGTATCCCAGAAGAATCCCTGAAAGGGAACATCGTTCTGAACAATAAAAATAGCCTATCAAATTTACCTCGTACCGAGCAGATCAAAAAGTTGCAAGACTTTATCTACATGGTCAAGGTCTATTAA
- a CDS encoding acyl-CoA dehydrogenase → MNFELSEEHKMIREAAREFAQELKPGVIERDELAKFPTEFVKKMGELGFMGIMTPEQYGGAGMDTLAYVLALEEIAKIDASAAVIMSAHNSLVLFGLNEFGTEEQKQKYLKPLASGEKLGAFALSEPEAGSDASSQHTMAEDKGDHYLLNGTKNWITNGGNADIYIVIAQTHPDLGHRGINALIVEKGTPGFSIGPKENKLGIRSSDTHSLMFSDVKVPKENRIGEDGFGFKFAMKTLDGGRIGIAAQALGIAAGAYDLALAYSKERKTFGKPISDHQAIQFKLADMEVDIEAARLLTYKAAWTKDQGLPYGKIAAMAKLNTSEVAMKHTVEAVQIHGGYGYVKEYHVERLMRDAKITQIYEGTSEIQRLVIAREVLR, encoded by the coding sequence ATGAATTTCGAACTATCAGAAGAACATAAAATGATCCGCGAAGCTGCCCGAGAATTTGCTCAGGAGCTTAAACCCGGCGTAATTGAAAGGGATGAACTGGCCAAGTTCCCGACCGAGTTTGTCAAAAAAATGGGCGAACTAGGTTTTATGGGCATCATGACGCCAGAACAATATGGCGGTGCAGGCATGGATACGCTCGCTTATGTACTCGCTCTGGAAGAGATCGCCAAGATAGATGCCTCTGCGGCAGTGATCATGTCGGCCCACAATTCCCTGGTCCTATTCGGATTGAATGAATTCGGAACCGAGGAACAAAAGCAGAAATACCTAAAACCCTTGGCTTCCGGAGAAAAACTGGGCGCCTTTGCGCTATCCGAACCAGAGGCAGGCTCTGATGCCTCCTCTCAACATACCATGGCTGAAGATAAAGGTGACCATTACTTACTGAACGGTACAAAAAACTGGATTACCAATGGTGGTAATGCAGATATCTATATTGTTATTGCCCAAACCCACCCTGACTTAGGGCATCGTGGGATCAATGCACTCATTGTCGAAAAAGGCACTCCTGGTTTTAGCATTGGCCCAAAAGAAAATAAATTGGGAATCCGCAGCTCGGATACCCATTCCCTAATGTTCTCCGATGTCAAGGTTCCAAAGGAGAACCGCATCGGTGAGGATGGATTCGGATTCAAGTTTGCCATGAAAACCTTGGATGGAGGCCGGATCGGTATTGCTGCACAGGCCTTAGGCATTGCTGCTGGGGCGTATGACCTTGCATTGGCCTATTCTAAGGAAAGAAAGACCTTCGGCAAACCTATTTCAGACCATCAAGCTATTCAGTTCAAATTAGCGGATATGGAAGTAGATATTGAAGCAGCAAGGTTACTGACCTATAAAGCTGCCTGGACCAAGGATCAAGGTCTTCCTTACGGAAAGATCGCTGCCATGGCGAAATTGAACACTTCCGAAGTGGCCATGAAGCATACCGTGGAAGCTGTACAGATCCATGGTGGTTATGGCTATGTAAAAGAGTACCATGTTGAGCGACTGATGCGAGATGCCAAGATTACACAGATCTATGAAGGAACCTCTGAAATTCAGCGCTTGGTCATCGCAAGAGAGGTATTGAGATAA
- a CDS encoding RagB/SusD family nutrient uptake outer membrane protein translates to MKIFNRKLQYPILGTVLTAVLFLSGCKKEALQKDPSDKINTEVVFASTENAYSAINGMHRLMYSQWYSNQAAGGQSGNMIYMEVLGDDFVMTGAANGWFNSEYKWISHRDANSSINQYNYGFYYALIGNANQIINNIDGAAGPEEDKNFIKGQALSYRAWGYYQMIQLFGKRYVKGGNNSGLGVSLILDKSTTAVERNTVEEVYTQINKDLDDAIALFANASGRPDVSHLNIDVAKGLKARVALTQQDYVTAAKFAKEARADYDLMTNAQYIGSFTTSANPEWIWGIRHREDQPTYFYSFYAYVGNFSSTNTRGNPKAINSLLYDKISDTDVRKRVWDPTGADKTFPVAASGVRMPYMTRKFTLTNPGNSNGDLMFMRAAEMYLIEAEALARSGSETAAKEVLLELAENRDPDYVLSTNTGASLIEEILTQRRVELWGEGFRFYDLKRLNLPLDRNGANHIASLAVEFSIPAGDKRWEFLIPQGEIDRTLGVVVQNPL, encoded by the coding sequence ATGAAAATATTTAATAGAAAATTACAATACCCTATTCTAGGAACAGTATTGACTGCTGTACTCTTCCTTTCGGGATGTAAAAAGGAGGCTCTGCAAAAAGACCCTAGTGATAAAATCAATACAGAAGTCGTATTTGCATCGACAGAGAATGCATATTCAGCGATCAATGGTATGCACCGTCTAATGTACTCGCAGTGGTATAGTAACCAAGCTGCGGGTGGACAGAGCGGTAACATGATTTATATGGAAGTGCTTGGTGACGACTTTGTCATGACCGGCGCAGCCAATGGTTGGTTCAATAGTGAATACAAATGGATTAGCCATAGAGATGCGAACTCATCGATCAACCAGTATAACTATGGTTTTTACTATGCCTTGATTGGAAACGCGAACCAGATCATCAATAATATCGATGGCGCAGCAGGTCCTGAAGAAGATAAAAACTTCATCAAAGGACAGGCCTTGTCATACAGGGCATGGGGCTACTATCAAATGATTCAACTATTTGGTAAACGCTATGTAAAAGGTGGGAATAACTCAGGTTTAGGTGTTTCCCTTATCTTGGATAAATCTACTACAGCTGTTGAACGCAATACCGTTGAGGAAGTTTATACACAGATCAATAAAGACCTAGATGATGCGATTGCATTATTTGCAAATGCGTCAGGCAGACCTGATGTATCACATTTGAATATCGATGTTGCAAAAGGTTTGAAAGCTCGTGTTGCATTGACTCAACAAGATTATGTAACTGCGGCAAAATTTGCCAAAGAAGCTCGTGCTGATTATGACCTGATGACCAACGCTCAATATATTGGCTCGTTTACAACATCTGCCAATCCAGAGTGGATTTGGGGTATCCGTCATAGAGAAGACCAACCAACCTATTTTTATTCGTTCTATGCTTATGTAGGTAACTTCAGTTCTACCAACACTCGTGGTAACCCTAAGGCGATTAACTCGTTGTTGTATGATAAGATTTCAGATACTGACGTTCGCAAGCGTGTTTGGGATCCAACTGGAGCGGATAAAACATTCCCAGTTGCAGCAAGTGGTGTTCGTATGCCATATATGACCAGGAAATTCACGTTGACAAACCCTGGAAATAGTAATGGTGACTTGATGTTTATGCGTGCTGCGGAAATGTACTTGATCGAAGCTGAAGCTTTGGCAAGATCAGGATCTGAGACTGCTGCAAAAGAGGTTTTGTTGGAACTTGCTGAAAACAGGGACCCAGATTATGTTCTTTCTACCAATACAGGAGCAAGCCTGATCGAAGAGATCTTGACCCAAAGAAGAGTTGAGTTATGGGGTGAAGGCTTCAGGTTCTACGATTTGAAGAGATTGAACCTACCTTTGGACAGAAATGGAGCAAATCACATTGCTTCCCTTGCCGTGGAGTTTTCAATTCCTGCAGGAGATAAACGTTGGGAGTTCTTGATCCCTCAAGGTGAAATTGATAGAACCTTAGGTGTAGTGGTTCAGAACCCATTGTAG
- a CDS encoding RNA polymerase sigma factor — MSKIRQILPKTREDKELLEGLRKGDNSVISEIYKTCYPSVSHLITGNKGTEDEAKDIFQEAVMVLYDKVTHENFELSSKLSTFLYAVCRRLWLKQLNKRENSMGTSDSDGLEIADVESDIQSHIEKENDFSKMDSAMSQLGEPCQTILKDFYIRNKSMNEICEKFGYTNTDNAKTQKYKCLQRLKKLFFDQKSD; from the coding sequence GTGAGTAAAATAAGACAAATATTACCAAAGACCCGTGAGGACAAGGAATTGCTGGAAGGTTTACGAAAAGGAGACAACTCAGTAATTTCAGAAATCTATAAAACCTGCTATCCTTCCGTATCCCACCTTATTACCGGAAACAAAGGAACAGAGGATGAAGCCAAAGATATTTTTCAGGAAGCGGTCATGGTATTGTACGATAAAGTTACTCATGAGAATTTCGAGCTCAGCAGTAAGTTAAGTACGTTCCTATATGCAGTATGTAGGAGATTGTGGTTAAAGCAACTGAACAAAAGGGAAAACAGCATGGGCACTTCTGACTCCGACGGATTAGAAATTGCCGATGTGGAAAGCGACATCCAGAGCCATATCGAGAAAGAAAATGACTTCTCCAAAATGGACAGTGCAATGAGCCAACTGGGTGAACCCTGCCAAACGATCTTAAAGGATTTCTACATCAGGAACAAGTCGATGAACGAAATCTGCGAAAAGTTTGGATACACCAATACTGACAACGCGAAAACTCAGAAATATAAATGTTTACAACGATTGAAGAAGCTTTTCTTTGATCAAAAATCTGATTAG
- a CDS encoding glutamate-5-semialdehyde dehydrogenase has protein sequence MKKTILTELENSRKAKRAIAQLSIEKKAEILNAIAAEILDRSEQIIEENKKDLDRMDPSDSKYDRLRLTEARIQDLADSVRAVAKLDDPTGKLLSSKTLDNGLLVEKRSVALGVVGVIYESRPNVTIDVAVLCIQSGNVCLLRGGSDAWYSNSYLVGLIQKVLKSYGQDPNIVQLLPTDRELVAELLTAVKYVDIIIPRGSQGLIDFVRENAKVPVIETGAGVCHTYVDRTADLELAAKIVANAKISRPSVCNALDCVLLDEEIVDGFVKNLVPLFEKAKVKVLADGQSYASLKEQGYTELGKAEADDFGREFLDLICSMKVVSGLEEALDHIAKYSSKHSECIVSADSKNILNFMNAVDAAAVYSNASTRFTDGGEFGLGAEIGISTQKLHARGPFALEKLVTEKWFVTGEGQIR, from the coding sequence ATGAAGAAAACGATATTAACCGAACTTGAAAATAGCAGAAAGGCCAAAAGAGCCATTGCACAATTGTCGATTGAAAAGAAGGCTGAAATACTGAATGCCATTGCGGCTGAAATATTGGATCGTTCCGAACAGATCATTGAAGAAAACAAAAAGGATCTGGACCGAATGGATCCTTCGGATTCCAAATATGATCGGTTGAGGTTGACTGAAGCAAGAATCCAAGACCTTGCTGACAGTGTGCGGGCTGTTGCTAAATTGGATGATCCTACTGGGAAATTATTGAGCAGTAAAACGCTCGATAATGGGCTCTTGGTAGAAAAGAGATCGGTGGCTTTGGGTGTCGTAGGGGTTATCTATGAATCGAGGCCCAATGTGACCATTGATGTTGCGGTCCTTTGTATTCAATCGGGCAACGTTTGTCTGCTTAGGGGCGGATCGGATGCCTGGTACAGTAATTCCTATTTGGTTGGTTTGATCCAAAAGGTATTGAAAAGTTATGGGCAAGATCCGAATATTGTTCAACTGTTGCCAACTGATCGGGAACTTGTCGCTGAGCTATTGACGGCGGTCAAATATGTAGATATCATCATTCCTAGAGGATCCCAAGGCTTGATCGACTTTGTACGTGAAAACGCCAAGGTTCCCGTGATAGAAACGGGTGCTGGGGTATGCCACACCTATGTGGACAGGACCGCAGATCTGGAATTGGCAGCCAAGATTGTAGCGAATGCAAAGATTTCAAGACCATCGGTCTGTAATGCCTTGGACTGTGTTTTGCTGGACGAGGAGATCGTAGATGGGTTTGTAAAGAATTTAGTTCCCTTATTTGAGAAAGCTAAAGTGAAAGTATTGGCAGATGGTCAAAGCTATGCAAGCCTGAAGGAACAAGGCTATACGGAATTGGGTAAGGCGGAGGCAGATGATTTTGGCAGGGAGTTCTTGGACTTGATCTGTTCCATGAAGGTAGTATCTGGTCTAGAGGAAGCCCTTGATCACATTGCAAAGTATTCATCCAAACATTCTGAGTGTATTGTTTCTGCTGATTCAAAAAATATCCTGAACTTTATGAATGCGGTAGATGCTGCAGCGGTATATTCCAATGCGTCCACTCGATTTACGGATGGGGGCGAATTTGGATTGGGAGCCGAAATAGGCATCTCCACGCAGAAATTACATGCCCGTGGGCCATTTGCTTTAGAAAAACTGGTTACCGAGAAGTGGTTCGTGACGGGAGAAGGACAAATAAGATAG
- a CDS encoding SusC/RagA family TonB-linked outer membrane protein: MKQKLLSFFVLFMLSIGLLNAQSRQVSGKVTDATTGTPLSGVSVKVVGLSTATQTDEQGNYSIMVNENGRLTFSFIGYETLTQSASGRSTLNISLISTSDALDEVVVVAYGTVKKSDFTGSATQIGTKEIDKRPISNVLTALQGAGPGIQSSAPSGAPGSSPGIRIRGFGSYSAGQGALVVVDGVPFDGGMTNINPADVESVTVLKDAATIAMYGSRGANGVIMVTTKQGKSGQSELNVSAQYGFNKNGVPAYETVDAGQYYELMWQAYTNNLAFGSAKIPMDVAKQLGSGLLPRNAKGLQTYNGKTYQDIVQYLGNYNAFDVPNDALVGVDGKLNPNAKFRYEGFTSWEDEAARAGKRNEYNLNYSGGFNSTDIYTSLNYLKDNGWGLRSMNERFQGRVNVNTKVTDWLKTGVNLNAASRKADFAYDGGGINNPFYFSRGIAPIYPVYVHDPETGKIVYDEFGVKRYDYGNLVSEFGLSRPFNSGRHAIAETMYNTSKSNRDFIGARAYMDVNVLPWLTFTMNFSPDLENNRSEGYENTIVGDGAPAGRYNQSWYRQLSYTFNQLLRANNTFGLHNLETVLGHEFYSYKIEDLSGMRTGQGFQGVNVMENFTDISSLTSGLRENSIESYFGRVNYNYNSRYYLSAMLRADGNSRFPANLRWENFWSVGAAWRLDQEDFFKNDYTDLLKLRFSYGQLGNSDLSSYYPYQPGYEIGYNNASTPGSIYASLGSDRLTWETQKPLDVGVDFSFLNGRLSGSLEYYYRNSDGLLFSVNQPYHNGGTTAGSYAINQNVGAMTNKGIEASVTGGLIRKENFNWNLTVNVTTVKNEITAMPKETPELVSSPYKRAVGRSLYDYYTRTYYGVDPENGNALYLGLADGVTYDASNPEHKLIENNGRVDTVTSNHNSARQSWLDKSAIPPVYGSVVNDFTYKNFDFRFVLTYSVGGYFYDGYYAGLMSSGPSNGANLHSDLFGAWKNPGDVTDIPRMDVGRTSQHGAASSRWLTKASYLNISAINVGYRIPESFSGRIGIKRARIYASAENLYFWSAKKGFNPVGGLTGPTGNSSYNHARTFNFGINFGL, encoded by the coding sequence ATGAAACAAAAATTACTCAGCTTTTTTGTGCTGTTTATGCTGTCCATTGGATTGCTGAATGCGCAAAGTCGTCAGGTGAGTGGTAAGGTTACTGATGCTACAACAGGAACGCCCCTGTCTGGAGTTTCGGTAAAAGTTGTTGGATTGTCCACAGCTACCCAAACTGATGAACAAGGAAATTACTCGATCATGGTAAATGAGAATGGTCGATTGACATTTTCTTTTATTGGATATGAGACCTTAACTCAATCCGCATCTGGCCGATCAACCTTGAATATTTCCTTAATTTCTACTTCTGATGCTTTGGATGAGGTTGTTGTTGTAGCCTATGGAACGGTGAAAAAATCTGACTTTACGGGTTCTGCAACACAGATTGGCACCAAAGAAATCGACAAGAGGCCGATTTCCAACGTGTTGACTGCCTTACAGGGAGCTGGTCCAGGTATCCAATCTAGCGCGCCATCTGGTGCTCCGGGTTCGTCACCAGGTATCCGTATTCGTGGTTTTGGATCGTATTCTGCAGGACAAGGCGCATTGGTTGTTGTAGATGGGGTTCCATTTGATGGGGGAATGACCAATATTAACCCTGCTGATGTGGAGTCCGTAACGGTATTGAAAGATGCTGCTACTATTGCGATGTACGGTTCACGTGGTGCAAACGGTGTGATCATGGTTACTACCAAACAAGGTAAATCTGGTCAGTCTGAGTTGAACGTGTCAGCGCAATACGGTTTCAATAAAAACGGGGTTCCGGCTTATGAAACTGTTGATGCAGGACAGTACTATGAATTGATGTGGCAGGCTTACACCAACAACCTGGCTTTTGGTTCGGCAAAAATCCCAATGGATGTTGCGAAACAATTAGGTTCTGGTCTATTGCCAAGAAATGCTAAAGGCTTACAGACTTACAATGGTAAAACATACCAAGATATTGTTCAATACCTAGGTAATTACAACGCTTTTGATGTACCTAACGATGCTTTAGTTGGCGTTGATGGTAAATTAAACCCGAACGCGAAGTTCCGTTATGAAGGATTTACTTCATGGGAGGACGAAGCTGCAAGAGCAGGAAAGCGTAATGAATATAACCTGAACTATTCAGGTGGTTTTAATTCTACTGACATCTATACCTCATTAAACTACTTAAAGGATAATGGATGGGGATTACGTTCGATGAATGAAAGATTCCAAGGTAGAGTTAACGTAAATACAAAAGTTACCGATTGGTTAAAGACAGGTGTGAACTTAAACGCTGCTTCTAGAAAAGCTGATTTTGCTTATGATGGTGGCGGTATCAACAACCCGTTCTATTTCTCTAGAGGAATTGCTCCAATTTATCCTGTATATGTACATGATCCAGAAACTGGAAAGATCGTTTATGATGAATTTGGTGTAAAACGTTACGACTATGGTAACTTGGTTTCAGAGTTTGGTCTATCTAGACCTTTCAATAGCGGTCGTCACGCGATTGCAGAAACCATGTACAACACGAGTAAATCAAACCGTGACTTTATTGGTGCGAGAGCATATATGGACGTAAATGTATTGCCTTGGTTGACATTTACGATGAACTTCAGTCCGGATTTAGAAAATAACCGTTCAGAAGGATATGAAAATACAATTGTAGGTGACGGTGCTCCAGCTGGACGCTACAACCAAAGTTGGTACAGACAATTGTCTTATACATTCAACCAATTATTAAGAGCTAATAACACATTTGGACTTCATAACTTGGAAACTGTATTGGGACATGAGTTCTACTCGTACAAGATCGAGGACCTAAGCGGTATGAGAACCGGACAAGGATTCCAAGGGGTAAATGTCATGGAGAACTTTACTGATATCAGTTCATTGACATCAGGTCTTCGTGAAAATTCCATTGAGAGTTATTTTGGACGTGTAAACTATAACTACAACAGCAGATACTACTTAAGTGCAATGTTGAGAGCTGATGGTAACTCTAGGTTCCCTGCAAACTTAAGATGGGAGAATTTCTGGTCAGTAGGTGCTGCATGGAGATTGGATCAAGAAGACTTCTTCAAGAATGATTACACAGATCTATTAAAACTTAGATTCTCTTATGGACAATTAGGTAACTCTGATTTGAGTTCTTATTATCCTTATCAGCCAGGATATGAAATTGGTTATAACAATGCTTCAACCCCTGGATCTATCTATGCTTCATTAGGTAGTGATCGTTTGACTTGGGAAACACAAAAGCCATTGGACGTGGGTGTAGATTTCAGTTTCTTGAACGGAAGACTATCAGGTTCCTTAGAATATTATTATAGAAATTCAGATGGTCTATTGTTCAGCGTGAATCAGCCATACCATAATGGTGGTACAACTGCGGGATCATATGCGATCAACCAAAACGTTGGAGCAATGACCAACAAAGGTATCGAGGCAAGTGTAACAGGAGGTTTGATCAGAAAGGAAAACTTCAACTGGAACCTAACTGTTAACGTAACTACTGTGAAGAATGAGATCACAGCGATGCCTAAGGAAACTCCAGAGTTGGTGAGTAGTCCATACAAGCGCGCAGTTGGAAGATCATTGTATGATTATTATACAAGAACTTATTATGGTGTAGATCCTGAAAATGGAAACGCATTGTACCTAGGACTTGCTGATGGTGTAACATACGATGCTTCAAACCCAGAGCATAAATTGATCGAGAATAACGGACGTGTAGACACCGTTACTTCAAACCATAACTCGGCTCGTCAATCATGGTTAGATAAATCAGCAATTCCTCCTGTTTATGGTAGTGTTGTGAATGACTTTACTTACAAGAATTTTGACTTCAGATTTGTTTTGACCTATAGTGTTGGTGGATATTTCTACGATGGATACTATGCAGGTTTGATGAGTTCAGGACCTTCAAATGGTGCTAACTTGCATTCAGATCTATTTGGAGCATGGAAAAACCCTGGTGATGTAACTGATATCCCACGCATGGACGTTGGTAGAACTTCACAACATGGTGCTGCTTCATCAAGATGGTTGACTAAAGCATCTTACTTAAATATCAGTGCGATCAATGTGGGTTATAGAATTCCGGAATCATTCTCAGGCAGAATCGGTATTAAGAGAGCGCGTATCTATGCGAGTGCTGAAAACCTATACTTCTGGTCTGCGAAAAAAGGATTTAACCCTGTGGGTGGTCTGACTGGTCCAACTGGAAATAGCTCATACAACCACGCGAGAACATTTAACTTTGGTATTAACTTCGGACTTTAA
- a CDS encoding DUF4870 domain-containing protein translates to MENSQTPIESGGNNIINDGKNIAIIAYLTIIGLIIAFVLNNEKRNDFATYHIRQSLGIFLTLFVSGVMSYIPFIGWIISAITALLMIILWIIGIINAANGNKKPVPLLGEYYNNLFAGI, encoded by the coding sequence ATGGAAAATTCACAAACTCCGATTGAAAGTGGCGGTAACAACATCATCAATGATGGTAAAAACATTGCCATAATTGCCTATTTAACAATCATTGGTCTTATAATTGCCTTTGTATTGAACAATGAAAAACGGAATGATTTCGCAACATACCATATCCGTCAATCATTGGGCATATTTTTGACATTATTCGTTTCCGGTGTAATGAGCTATATTCCATTTATAGGATGGATTATATCAGCCATAACGGCGTTATTGATGATTATCTTATGGATTATCGGGATTATCAATGCAGCCAATGGCAACAAGAAACCGGTTCCTTTGTTGGGTGAGTATTACAACAATCTATTTGCGGGGATTTAA
- a CDS encoding peroxiredoxin: MSLRLGDDAPNFQAKTTEGDINFYDYIDGKWAVLYSHPSDYTPVCTTELGRTAKLKSEFDKRNVKVLALSVDSVEDHNGWVKDINETQNTQVNFPIIADEDRHVAELYDMIHPNASATATVRSVFVIGPDKKVKLTLTYPASTGRNFDEILRVIDSLQLTADYQVATPADWKDGEDVIVVPAIKTEDIPAKFPKGYKEIKPYLRTTPQPNK; this comes from the coding sequence ATGAGTTTAAGATTAGGTGATGATGCACCAAACTTTCAAGCCAAAACAACAGAGGGTGATATAAATTTCTATGATTATATTGACGGCAAATGGGCTGTCCTGTATTCACACCCTTCAGATTATACACCGGTATGTACCACAGAATTAGGTCGTACGGCAAAATTGAAATCCGAGTTCGACAAGCGTAATGTAAAAGTGTTGGCATTGAGCGTTGACTCCGTTGAGGACCACAATGGTTGGGTAAAAGATATCAATGAAACACAGAATACCCAGGTTAATTTTCCTATCATCGCAGATGAGGACAGACATGTGGCCGAGTTGTACGATATGATCCATCCAAATGCTTCTGCGACAGCTACAGTGCGTTCGGTATTTGTAATTGGGCCAGACAAGAAGGTAAAACTTACCTTGACTTACCCAGCTTCAACAGGAAGGAATTTTGATGAGATCTTGCGCGTAATTGATTCCTTGCAGCTTACTGCAGACTATCAGGTGGCTACTCCAGCGGATTGGAAGGATGGAGAGGATGTAATCGTTGTTCCAGCGATCAAGACTGAGGATATTCCAGCGAAGTTCCCGAAAGGATATAAGGAGATCAAACCTTACTTGAGGACGACTCCGCAACCAAACAAATAA